One Metamycoplasma canadense DNA segment encodes these proteins:
- a CDS encoding GDSL-type esterase/lipase family protein gives MKINKLVKKISKISAALALSITFPTLSISCGNKGKDPYKKPDIDLLKPQEQKPVSGKINYIAIGDDYATGNNNSDNSKNRNYFDKNTNEVYGTSYASYLANSIRLINDEKTTLENYENLGLSFSTSSNWLHLLNPEQFKSTKSFEQIIRLNKELETYNPRLNSYENLIEKIKKSNLMTISLGFNDIFKKSEILGLNLREFLTDEERNNLISNYEKKISIRLYNLKKNYEAIIDRIKSINPNININLTGFIPPLLHSIQINHSQIINLLKNTTARLNQIIQDVANNKKVNYYNIEDKNYILNNANKFSTDFLSILPNNNSYKKLAQDIFSKMSISNDEYQLIFNKKSNEYQKENKHNIAIEFNKKGTTIKSLIFGIIGSDLDTYKKPYPFESITKNKEIIRSEEKNTFTQKILLELKINLSNIDITNANEIKFFTDNLFSILGIDIPEIKKWFFDLIDKLHSVKQTKILIEFLNQILLSKFTDNLLNKANLKISETIAKKSHKNISFEEIKKIFKDEFRNKESIYQIFKSVLNNIYLSNNENKQFIKNNLQSLTKLIFSKEVVKKIFPNKLINLWNKASTNEVVNKKIDLLINKIIDNLLLNYNSYFKNTHFEGFINAIFKDSKKETIELFSSIIDWLKNNKPIFDETLNNLVNDIKIIYAIPNNQIENIKYFLKNTIENLKNFKYFYELLDLFVETILDIPKTNSEFKTQQILKAFVDGLILNTKDANTNNKVFFSLISTIPKNNNLNLEKYDNGMKYLGLGLIKVQNYFTPERINSLFNEKLRNSLLKFLENISTNKNNELNQRGKDYIKSLFSLLIDDISKDSSLLNQILDKLGTYVAIYPLSNFIKKTKFEKQILQSNPQVKSIEEFIRNGYQNLYKSVNNTIIIGKLKNVIFDIIDNGKEYNKSSAYNFFISFLKRIKENGSIDLVKAIFSQIATQKNSELLVDILATYTNTYLNLQLTQGDRELLIVYIKNFLSSIVNSEIFQYFINNFSEILKKIDTTQIDDFNKLEIYLKNNLNILFNNSKNPKVIQYILDLLSLKNTTVENNFNKFINVISIFLNNEKVIDLIIKKINLKNIISDLSNKINLEKIPKDIHPDLEELLKNTTNNILNKWDSNIEPKIKELIKKLVSNEQVKKSNNLNQLFSLIFSENKEYFKTLIIDLVKSIILSSDENKNKIVNIATYFINGTNNYKNLREEEKTQIKSILKKGIQFIENKKIIDILIDAILNTIEKNINNFGIDFSKYSWSKIFEHINTKNINIIELITEFIINKSNENENLTKDELKTLLKTILINVSNILPLIKNKNVESKENENENADIRRNERKQKNKNSENFLNNALELFKNVLNKLSKQNKEELIPYLVDALYEVKKDNNIKQIIIKELEKIFKTKDQDYINYLSDNKRNPSFELSKIITEKIYNLILSEENKQSIIEILKSIFASEENIELNVDNFVSKILKNINADKFIEFIENIIKNAFEDNNVLVLLSKTAIILIKKQLKVDFDENETKTLLSYLKLLLKSFPNNDLFKEIKQKLFNLLKEKQSFSTLNEFRDKIYETIKELIKIDNHKISKILDLILIKNNQEIKNGETHFLKSLFVLLSKKPILDYLLTKIDLKNLISKSLENIEIKDSTLNENEKQALKDIIFEIKSYTEINFDSLINNNIHELIEKLLLKEVINNTNTFNQWAQKFINVNKNWLKEKINSIFNEFLTLEKAKNLREKVSKFLVEFLAKKLNNLNIEQQQKTTLTDLILKIIEGIEPLGFVEKITNSAVDLLDKNLKEYKLKYNDYNFNGLININEILTNTSEEKINDFIDNLESKHLSTIFIIIIKNFEKIEQLFKTNEQPISHNSKPVNNINNEKNKQIVLFNQNKGIPWNLEKVFRIIKKSFSIMTNKEREEIKKLIPELVKKIKNSQLIKNWLNEKLGFIENKISNQDPTSIEFAKNTKEKIIKIIFENPHAEDFLTKTINYFIDLDKEKLNSINSMNDLFKNILKENKNNIQTFIKESIKEITKDENYIKNLFKFILNLINKQNSFDASSDEIENISSLIQRVIKDFSNKDIVSEVISKLFESIINVEVFDKNGYFDSKNLLNNILSNLKIIDWKTLFSQKNVNDLATSFFEANEANANLEKELISLYDVLARSLPKLNNKTNKKLSQNNSPSTNNQSDEKTKEFLTNIQGTILNILVGLSGTLKTNSNTAKNAIVNVIHKVFKEQIKKINWKSIKQDVIQKDKIQIIVDKFIEKPIIKTLIDDIVTDFLTGEKINNINTIGEVIHKTLQKISEKLKNNVTNVIHEVIKDKELINLIVEDLIKYLKLENTDQNDKNFLSELIIKIVESLIDTDFYKRKVVKRSVDHVVKYSKNFTIFEPLKWLNDAITKIKSGFSFADLKIIGSLIGENKPINGEKLVKLINLLFGKSKLEDSVLYNALRNINMNADKSKRTNIETLINFVNGSIKNLVHSNNNSHSNNNDDPDNITPDLDPLKLMDDIFRMLAGQYNKNPQVKNNSFKIRSKTEEWKAVYRFKVAIDFIIFEFFGRETLINNRDVSRRVINLYTGVRSILWELQEGTNIKAIPGLGSKFSGMQRYFTSERDRRQFTNYSTAETGWLFVKNWEYFNENNYGPESITYIITSSGYNEKERNHLKNFKYKVKENGKENEISKKDYILLTLKEGGYGKFMKLNNKNSSISSWSKLNEVKDGFY, from the coding sequence ATGAAAATAAATAAACTCGTTAAGAAAATTAGCAAAATTTCAGCCGCTTTAGCTCTATCAATCACTTTTCCTACTCTTTCTATTTCGTGTGGAAATAAAGGAAAAGATCCTTATAAAAAGCCAGATATTGATCTTTTAAAGCCACAAGAACAAAAACCAGTAAGTGGAAAAATCAATTATATTGCTATAGGCGATGATTACGCTACAGGAAATAACAATAGCGATAATTCTAAAAATAGAAACTATTTTGACAAAAATACTAATGAAGTTTATGGCACATCATATGCATCATATTTAGCTAATTCAATTCGTTTAATAAATGACGAAAAAACAACATTAGAAAATTATGAAAATTTAGGATTATCATTTTCAACATCAAGTAATTGATTACATCTTTTAAATCCAGAACAATTTAAAAGTACAAAATCATTTGAACAAATAATAAGATTAAACAAGGAATTAGAAACTTATAATCCAAGACTTAATTCTTATGAAAATCTTATTGAAAAAATTAAAAAATCTAATCTAATGACAATCTCATTAGGTTTTAATGATATTTTTAAAAAAAGTGAAATTTTAGGTTTAAATCTAAGAGAATTTTTAACGGATGAAGAAAGAAACAATTTAATTTCAAATTATGAAAAGAAAATTTCAATAAGACTTTATAACCTAAAGAAAAATTATGAAGCTATTATTGATAGAATAAAATCAATTAATCCTAATATAAATATAAACTTAACCGGATTTATTCCTCCATTACTACATTCAATACAAATTAATCATTCTCAAATAATAAATCTCTTAAAAAATACAACAGCTAGATTAAATCAAATAATTCAAGATGTTGCAAATAATAAAAAAGTTAATTATTACAATATTGAAGATAAAAATTATATTTTAAACAACGCTAATAAATTTTCTACTGACTTCTTAAGTATTTTACCTAATAATAATTCTTATAAGAAATTAGCTCAAGATATTTTTTCAAAAATGTCAATTTCAAATGATGAATATCAATTAATTTTCAATAAAAAAAGCAATGAATATCAAAAAGAAAATAAACACAATATAGCTATTGAATTTAATAAAAAAGGAACAACAATTAAATCTTTAATTTTTGGAATTATTGGAAGTGATTTAGATACATATAAAAAACCATATCCTTTTGAATCTATTACTAAAAACAAAGAAATAATTCGTTCTGAAGAAAAAAATACTTTTACTCAAAAAATACTTTTAGAACTTAAAATAAATTTATCAAACATAGATATTACAAATGCTAATGAAATTAAATTTTTTACTGATAATTTATTCTCAATTTTGGGTATTGATATTCCTGAAATTAAAAAATGATTTTTTGATTTAATTGATAAATTGCATTCAGTAAAACAAACTAAAATTTTAATCGAATTTCTAAATCAAATTTTATTATCAAAATTCACAGATAATCTATTAAACAAAGCAAATTTAAAAATTTCAGAAACTATAGCAAAAAAATCTCACAAAAATATTTCTTTTGAAGAAATAAAAAAAATTTTCAAAGATGAATTTAGAAACAAAGAAAGTATTTATCAAATCTTTAAATCCGTTTTAAATAATATATATCTTTCAAACAATGAAAATAAACAATTTATAAAGAATAATTTACAATCACTTACTAAACTTATTTTCTCAAAAGAAGTTGTTAAAAAAATATTTCCTAATAAATTAATTAATCTTTGAAATAAAGCTTCAACAAATGAAGTTGTAAACAAAAAAATTGATTTACTAATTAACAAAATAATTGATAATTTATTATTAAACTACAACAGCTATTTTAAAAATACTCATTTTGAGGGTTTTATAAATGCTATTTTTAAGGATTCTAAAAAAGAAACCATTGAATTATTTTCGTCAATAATTGATTGACTAAAAAATAATAAGCCTATTTTCGATGAAACTTTAAATAACTTAGTTAATGATATAAAAATAATTTATGCAATTCCAAATAATCAAATTGAAAATATTAAATATTTCTTAAAAAATACAATCGAAAATCTTAAAAATTTTAAATATTTTTATGAACTATTAGATTTATTTGTCGAAACCATTTTAGATATTCCTAAAACTAATTCTGAATTTAAAACTCAACAAATTCTTAAAGCATTTGTTGATGGTTTGATTTTAAACACAAAAGATGCTAACACTAATAACAAAGTATTTTTTAGTTTAATTAGTACTATTCCGAAGAATAATAATTTAAATTTAGAAAAATATGATAACGGAATGAAATATCTAGGCCTTGGTTTAATTAAGGTTCAAAATTACTTTACACCTGAAAGAATTAATAGTTTATTTAATGAAAAATTAAGAAATTCATTACTAAAATTTTTAGAAAATATTTCAACCAATAAAAATAACGAACTAAATCAAAGAGGAAAAGATTATATTAAAAGCTTATTTTCATTATTGATCGATGATATTTCAAAAGATAGTAGTTTACTTAATCAAATATTAGACAAACTAGGAACTTACGTTGCGATTTATCCTTTGTCAAACTTTATTAAAAAAACAAAATTTGAAAAACAAATTTTACAATCAAATCCACAAGTTAAAAGCATCGAAGAGTTTATTAGAAATGGATACCAAAATCTTTATAAATCAGTTAATAATACAATAATTATTGGTAAACTAAAAAATGTAATTTTTGATATTATTGATAACGGTAAAGAATATAATAAATCGTCTGCCTATAACTTTTTTATCTCGTTTTTAAAACGTATTAAAGAAAACGGAAGCATTGATCTTGTTAAAGCGATATTTTCTCAAATTGCAACACAAAAAAATAGTGAATTATTAGTTGATATTTTAGCAACATATACAAATACATATTTAAATTTACAACTAACTCAAGGTGATCGTGAGCTACTTATTGTTTATATAAAAAACTTTTTGTCAAGCATTGTTAACTCAGAAATATTTCAATATTTTATTAATAATTTTAGTGAAATACTGAAAAAAATTGATACAACCCAAATTGATGATTTTAATAAGTTAGAAATTTATCTAAAAAATAATTTAAATATTTTATTTAACAACTCAAAAAATCCTAAAGTTATTCAATACATTTTAGATTTATTAAGTTTAAAAAATACAACGGTTGAAAATAACTTTAATAAATTTATTAATGTAATTTCAATCTTCTTGAATAATGAAAAAGTTATTGATTTAATTATTAAAAAAATTAATTTAAAAAATATCATTTCAGATTTATCTAACAAAATTAACCTAGAAAAAATTCCAAAAGATATTCATCCAGATTTAGAAGAGTTATTAAAAAATACAACTAACAATATTTTAAATAAATGAGATTCAAATATTGAACCAAAAATTAAAGAATTAATTAAAAAATTAGTTTCAAATGAACAAGTTAAAAAGAGCAATAATTTAAACCAACTTTTTTCACTAATATTTAGTGAAAATAAAGAATATTTTAAAACACTAATTATTGACTTGGTTAAGTCAATAATTCTTTCGAGTGATGAAAATAAAAATAAAATAGTAAATATTGCAACATATTTTATAAACGGAACTAATAATTATAAAAATCTTAGAGAAGAAGAAAAAACTCAAATTAAATCAATTCTAAAAAAAGGTATTCAATTTATTGAAAATAAAAAAATTATAGATATATTAATTGATGCAATTTTAAATACTATTGAAAAAAATATTAATAATTTTGGAATTGATTTTTCAAAATATTCATGATCGAAAATTTTTGAGCATATAAATACAAAAAATATTAATATTATTGAATTAATAACCGAATTTATCATTAATAAAAGTAATGAAAATGAGAACTTAACAAAAGATGAACTAAAAACTCTTCTAAAAACTATTTTAATTAATGTTTCGAATATTCTTCCATTAATAAAAAATAAAAATGTTGAATCTAAAGAAAACGAAAATGAAAATGCAGATATTAGAAGAAATGAAAGAAAACAAAAAAATAAAAATTCTGAAAACTTTTTAAACAATGCACTAGAATTATTTAAAAATGTTTTAAATAAACTATCAAAACAAAATAAAGAAGAATTAATTCCTTATTTAGTTGATGCTTTATATGAAGTTAAAAAAGATAATAATATTAAACAAATTATTATTAAAGAATTAGAAAAAATATTCAAAACTAAAGATCAAGACTATATAAATTATTTAAGTGATAATAAAAGAAACCCATCTTTTGAACTATCTAAAATAATTACTGAAAAAATCTATAATTTAATTTTAAGTGAAGAAAATAAACAAAGCATTATTGAAATTTTAAAAAGTATTTTTGCTAGCGAGGAAAATATTGAGTTAAACGTTGATAATTTCGTTTCAAAAATTTTAAAAAATATTAATGCTGACAAATTTATAGAATTTATTGAAAATATTATAAAAAATGCATTTGAAGATAATAATGTATTAGTTTTACTTTCAAAAACTGCTATTATCTTAATAAAAAAACAATTAAAAGTTGACTTTGATGAAAATGAAACAAAGACTTTGCTTTCATACTTAAAATTACTTTTAAAATCTTTTCCAAATAATGATTTATTTAAAGAAATAAAACAAAAATTATTTAATTTATTAAAAGAAAAACAAAGCTTTTCAACATTAAATGAGTTTAGAGATAAAATTTATGAAACAATAAAGGAATTAATAAAAATTGACAATCATAAAATTTCAAAAATTTTAGATCTAATATTAATAAAAAATAATCAAGAAATAAAAAATGGTGAAACACATTTTCTTAAATCATTATTTGTTTTACTATCAAAAAAACCTATATTAGATTATTTATTAACTAAAATAGATCTAAAAAATTTAATTTCAAAATCATTGGAAAACATTGAAATTAAAGATTCAACATTAAATGAAAACGAAAAACAAGCTTTAAAAGATATTATTTTCGAAATTAAAAGTTATACTGAAATTAATTTTGATAGTTTAATAAATAACAATATTCATGAATTAATTGAAAAATTATTATTAAAAGAAGTAATAAATAACACAAATACATTTAATCAATGAGCACAAAAATTTATTAATGTGAATAAAAATTGATTAAAAGAAAAAATTAATTCAATTTTTAATGAGTTTTTAACTTTAGAAAAAGCTAAAAATTTAAGAGAGAAAGTATCTAAATTTTTAGTTGAATTTTTAGCAAAAAAATTAAATAATTTAAATATAGAACAACAACAAAAAACAACCCTAACAGATTTAATTCTAAAAATAATTGAAGGAATTGAACCATTAGGATTTGTTGAGAAAATAACAAACTCTGCAGTTGATTTATTAGACAAAAATCTTAAAGAATATAAATTAAAATACAATGATTATAATTTTAATGGCTTAATCAATATTAATGAAATTTTAACTAATACAAGCGAAGAAAAAATTAATGATTTTATAGATAATTTAGAATCAAAACACTTATCAACAATTTTTATTATAATAATCAAAAATTTTGAAAAAATTGAACAACTATTTAAAACAAATGAACAACCAATTTCTCACAATTCAAAACCTGTTAACAATATAAATAATGAAAAAAATAAGCAAATTGTTTTATTTAATCAAAACAAAGGTATTCCATGAAATTTAGAAAAAGTTTTTAGAATAATTAAAAAATCATTTTCTATAATGACAAACAAAGAAAGAGAAGAAATTAAAAAATTAATACCTGAATTAGTTAAAAAAATAAAAAATTCACAGTTAATTAAAAACTGATTAAATGAAAAATTAGGTTTTATTGAAAATAAAATTTCAAATCAAGATCCAACCTCAATTGAATTTGCTAAAAATACAAAAGAAAAAATTATAAAAATTATTTTTGAAAACCCTCACGCTGAAGATTTTTTAACCAAAACAATTAATTACTTTATTGATCTTGATAAGGAAAAATTGAACTCCATAAATTCAATGAATGATTTATTTAAAAATATTCTTAAGGAAAATAAAAATAACATTCAAACTTTTATTAAAGAATCTATTAAAGAAATTACCAAAGATGAAAACTACATAAAAAACTTATTTAAATTTATCTTAAATTTAATAAATAAACAAAATTCATTTGATGCTTCGAGTGACGAAATAGAAAATATATCATCATTAATTCAAAGAGTAATAAAAGATTTTAGCAATAAAGATATTGTTTCAGAGGTTATATCTAAATTATTTGAAAGTATAATTAACGTTGAAGTTTTTGACAAAAATGGTTACTTTGATTCAAAAAACCTGTTAAATAATATTCTTTCTAACTTAAAAATAATTGACTGAAAAACATTATTTAGTCAAAAAAATGTAAATGATCTAGCAACATCATTTTTTGAAGCAAATGAAGCTAATGCTAACTTGGAAAAAGAACTTATTTCTTTATACGATGTTTTAGCAAGAAGCTTACCTAAATTAAATAATAAAACCAATAAAAAACTTTCTCAAAATAATTCCCCTTCAACAAACAATCAATCTGATGAAAAAACAAAGGAATTTTTAACCAATATTCAAGGCACTATTTTAAATATTTTAGTTGGTCTAAGTGGTACTTTAAAAACAAATAGCAATACTGCTAAAAATGCAATAGTAAATGTTATCCATAAAGTTTTCAAAGAACAAATTAAAAAAATAAACTGAAAATCAATAAAACAAGATGTTATTCAAAAAGATAAAATTCAAATTATTGTTGATAAATTTATTGAAAAACCTATAATTAAGACTTTAATCGATGACATCGTTACTGATTTTTTAACGGGTGAAAAAATAAATAATATAAATACCATTGGTGAAGTAATTCATAAAACATTGCAAAAAATATCAGAAAAATTAAAAAACAATGTTACAAATGTAATTCATGAAGTTATTAAGGATAAAGAATTAATCAATTTAATTGTTGAAGATTTAATTAAATATTTAAAACTTGAAAATACTGATCAAAATGACAAAAACTTTTTATCTGAATTAATTATTAAAATTGTTGAATCATTAATAGATACTGATTTTTATAAAAGAAAAGTAGTTAAAAGAAGTGTTGATCATGTAGTAAAATACAGTAAAAACTTTACAATTTTTGAACCTTTAAAATGATTAAATGATGCAATAACAAAAATTAAATCTGGTTTTAGTTTTGCAGATCTTAAAATAATCGGTTCATTAATTGGTGAGAATAAACCAATAAATGGAGAAAAATTAGTTAAACTAATTAATTTGTTATTCGGAAAAAGTAAATTAGAAGATTCTGTTTTATACAATGCATTAAGAAATATCAATATGAATGCAGATAAATCAAAACGTACTAATATAGAAACATTAATTAATTTTGTAAACGGTTCTATAAAAAATCTTGTACATTCAAATAATAATTCACACTCAAATAATAATGACGATCCAGATAACATAACCCCCGATTTAGATCCACTAAAATTAATGGATGATATTTTTAGAATGCTTGCTGGTCAATACAACAAAAATCCACAAGTTAAAAATAATAGTTTTAAAATAAGATCAAAAACAGAAGAATGAAAAGCCGTTTATCGTTTCAAAGTTGCTATTGATTTCATAATATTCGAATTTTTTGGTCGAGAAACATTAATTAATAATCGTGATGTAAGCCGTAGAGTAATAAACCTTTACACTGGTGTAAGATCAATTTTATGAGAATTGCAAGAAGGAACTAATATTAAGGCAATACCAGGATTAGGTTCAAAATTCTCTGGTATGCAAAGATACTTTACCTCTGAGAGAGATAGACGTCAATTTACCAACTATTCAACCGCTGAAACAGGATGATTATTTGTAAAAAATTGAGAATACTTTAATGAAAATAATTATGGACCTGAATCAATAACCTATATTATTACTAGTTCAGGTTATAATGAAAAAGAAAGAAATCATTTAAAAAACTTTAAATATAAAGTTAAAGAAAATGGAAAAGAAAATGAAATTTCTAAAAAAGATTATATTCTTTTAACCTTAAAAGAAGGTGGATATGGAAAATTTATGAAACTAAATAATAAAAACTCTTCTATATCATCGTGGTCTAAGTTAAATGAAGTAAAGGACGGTTTCTATTAA
- a CDS encoding TrkH family potassium uptake protein: MKNKKLNPKKTNIVLRFLRKLGAVRYIFIIYILFTILISLLLFWNVSHKSDLKEPIKYIDALFVSSSAFSDTGLTPVVILNTFNSFGQFLIAISMVVGGIGIFTFKIYIFQSILGLKSNIFSNTVSQTERGAITVSETRKMIKIAISFLIISTIIASFIFTMILYLKPNNNFITEELAKKTNPLIFNNKVVMKANEIPYNNFFQSLKLGIFHAISSINNAGFDLFGNKSLQPFYNDYTFQLVTIITFLIGGIGFPVIYDIWKKIESLKKDKPRHRFQLFTKFTIITYLSTTVLGFALTAILEYSSKSKDTFWYQEAYGNVGDKLFAIYFQVSSTRSAGFSTVDYINFTHSTILLHSILMFIGFSPVSTAGGIRNTTVAVIFLSLVTMLTGRKKINAFKRQIGKETLIKAVNVFALAIVLVFAVTIISYSTLPKETKSIDNTHLPMIFVLFEACSAFGNTGLSTGLSSGINNLHIAGKLSLITIMITGQFGILQTIRIFGREKSKPEHYQYIYEDVSVG, encoded by the coding sequence ATGAAAAATAAGAAACTTAATCCTAAGAAAACAAACATAGTTTTAAGATTTTTACGTAAATTAGGTGCGGTAAGATATATTTTTATAATTTACATTTTATTTACAATCTTAATATCATTGTTACTTTTTTGAAATGTTTCTCACAAATCTGATTTAAAGGAACCAATTAAGTATATTGATGCATTATTTGTTTCTTCGTCTGCATTTAGTGATACGGGCTTAACGCCAGTAGTTATTTTGAATACTTTTAATTCATTTGGACAATTTTTAATAGCTATTAGCATGGTCGTCGGTGGGATAGGGATATTTACTTTTAAAATTTATATTTTTCAATCAATCTTAGGATTAAAATCAAATATTTTTAGTAACACTGTTTCACAAACAGAAAGAGGAGCTATTACAGTTAGTGAAACAAGAAAAATGATTAAAATAGCAATTTCGTTTTTAATAATTTCAACAATAATTGCATCATTCATTTTTACAATGATTTTATATTTAAAACCAAATAATAACTTTATAACAGAAGAACTGGCAAAAAAAACTAACCCATTAATATTTAATAACAAAGTTGTTATGAAAGCAAATGAAATTCCTTATAATAACTTTTTTCAATCACTAAAACTAGGAATTTTTCATGCTATAAGTTCAATTAATAATGCTGGTTTTGACTTATTTGGAAACAAAAGTTTACAGCCTTTTTATAATGATTATACTTTTCAATTAGTAACAATTATTACTTTTTTAATTGGTGGAATTGGTTTTCCTGTTATATATGACATTTGAAAGAAAATTGAAAGTCTTAAAAAAGATAAACCAAGACATAGATTTCAATTATTTACAAAATTTACAATAATAACTTATTTAAGTACAACAGTTTTAGGCTTTGCTTTAACAGCAATTTTAGAATACTCATCAAAATCAAAGGATACCTTTTGATATCAAGAAGCATATGGGAACGTTGGTGATAAATTATTTGCAATTTATTTTCAAGTAAGTTCAACAAGATCAGCTGGATTTTCAACAGTAGATTACATTAATTTTACCCATTCAACAATTTTATTACATAGTATTTTAATGTTTATTGGTTTCTCACCAGTTTCAACTGCTGGGGGTATTAGAAATACTACAGTAGCGGTTATTTTCTTAAGTTTAGTTACAATGCTAACTGGGAGAAAAAAAATTAATGCTTTTAAAAGACAAATTGGTAAAGAAACTTTGATAAAAGCAGTTAACGTTTTTGCTCTTGCTATTGTTTTAGTTTTCGCAGTAACAATAATAAGTTACTCAACATTACCTAAAGAAACTAAATCTATAGATAATACTCATTTACCAATGATTTTTGTATTATTTGAAGCTTGTTCTGCTTTTGGTAATACTGGTTTATCAACTGGTCTATCATCAGGTATAAATAATTTACATATTGCTGGAAAATTAAGCCTAATTACAATAATGATTACAGGTCAATTTGGTATTTTACAAACAATTAGAATATTTGGTCGTGAAAAATCAAAACCCGAACATTACCAATACATTTATGAAGATGTATCTGTTGGTTAG
- a CDS encoding potassium channel family protein yields MKLFKKAREICIIGIGRFGKAIVQKILSDRSNNIRLVLVDQEEKPLLPFKDEVDNIYIADCSDKKTLESLNIMECDVVIVAASDNIETVAALSEIGAKTIIARASNPRHARVLRQIGVTWIVSPEEEAGKKTAILVSDNTLTHFSEGIVEIQDGFVSSTVFIKNSEIINKKISDTAFRSKYDVSVSLIQRDKKFFLPSGDFQILENDLITFIGKLEDIIKVTEFCTKTK; encoded by the coding sequence ATGAAACTTTTTAAAAAAGCAAGAGAAATTTGTATTATTGGAATAGGTCGTTTTGGTAAAGCAATTGTACAGAAAATATTGTCAGATAGATCAAATAATATTCGTTTAGTTTTAGTTGATCAAGAAGAAAAACCACTTTTACCTTTTAAAGATGAAGTTGATAATATTTATATTGCCGATTGTTCAGATAAAAAAACATTAGAATCACTTAATATTATGGAATGTGATGTAGTTATTGTAGCGGCATCAGACAATATCGAAACTGTTGCAGCTTTATCTGAAATTGGTGCTAAAACAATTATAGCTAGGGCATCAAATCCACGTCATGCTCGTGTTTTGAGACAAATAGGTGTAACTTGGATAGTTTCTCCAGAAGAAGAAGCTGGCAAAAAAACTGCTATTTTAGTTTCGGATAATACATTAACTCATTTTTCTGAAGGAATTGTAGAAATACAAGATGGTTTTGTTAGCTCGACAGTATTTATTAAAAATAGTGAAATTATTAATAAAAAAATTAGTGATACTGCATTCAGAAGTAAATATGATGTTTCGGTTTCTTTAATTCAAAGGGATAAAAAATTCTTTTTACCAAGTGGAGATTTTCAAATTTTAGAAAATGATTTAATAACTTTTATAGGAAAATTAGAAGATATTATTAAAGTAACTGAATTTTGTACAAAAACAAAATAA